One genomic region from Athalia rosae chromosome 3, iyAthRosa1.1, whole genome shotgun sequence encodes:
- the LOC105686197 gene encoding solute carrier family 25 member 45 isoform X3, translating to MDDLCNFIAGWGAGMIGLVVGHPMDTVKTNQQMMSKKVHGFYKGMLFPLLCSGTLNSVFFGIYAYCVKNMQELRGHPPNWNLPTTSGWYLDTFLGGCVGGLVQVVISCPSEVVKVRLQSGKVI from the exons ATGGACGATCTGTGTAATTTTATTGCAGGATGGGGAGCCG GAATGATTGGACTGGTAGTCGGTCATCCAATGGATACAGTCAAGACCAACCAACAGATGATGAGCAAAAAA GTCCATGGATTTTATAAAGGAATGTTGTTTCCACTGCTATGCTCCGGTACCTTAAATTCAGTATTCTTTGGAATTTATGCCTATTGCGTGAAAAATATGCAGGAACTACGAGGTCACCCCCCTAATTGGAATTTACCAACAACTTCGGGGTGGTATCTGGATACATTTTTGGGTGGCTGTGTAGGTGGACTAGTTCAAGTCGTCATCTCCTGTCCCAGTGAGGTTGTCAAAGTTCGTCTTCAATCCGGAAAAGTTATCTAA
- the LOC105686197 gene encoding solute carrier family 25 member 45 isoform X2 — MIGLVVGHPMDTVKTNQQMMSKKVTNTQIAIDMFKKEGVHGFYKGMLFPLLCSGTLNSVFFGIYAYCVKNMQELRGHPPNWNLPTTSGWYLDTFLGGCVGGLVQVVISCPSEVVKVRLQSGKVI; from the exons ATGATTGGACTGGTAGTCGGTCATCCAATGGATACAGTCAAGACCAACCAACAGATGATGAGCAAAAAAGTGACCAATACACAAATAGCGATAGATATGTTCAAAAAGGAAGGG GTCCATGGATTTTATAAAGGAATGTTGTTTCCACTGCTATGCTCCGGTACCTTAAATTCAGTATTCTTTGGAATTTATGCCTATTGCGTGAAAAATATGCAGGAACTACGAGGTCACCCCCCTAATTGGAATTTACCAACAACTTCGGGGTGGTATCTGGATACATTTTTGGGTGGCTGTGTAGGTGGACTAGTTCAAGTCGTCATCTCCTGTCCCAGTGAGGTTGTCAAAGTTCGTCTTCAATCCGGAAAAGTTATCTAA
- the LOC105686197 gene encoding solute carrier family 25 member 45 isoform X1: MDDLCNFIAGWGAGMIGLVVGHPMDTVKTNQQMMSKKVTNTQIAIDMFKKEGVHGFYKGMLFPLLCSGTLNSVFFGIYAYCVKNMQELRGHPPNWNLPTTSGWYLDTFLGGCVGGLVQVVISCPSEVVKVRLQSGKVI; encoded by the exons ATGGACGATCTGTGTAATTTTATTGCAGGATGGGGAGCCG GAATGATTGGACTGGTAGTCGGTCATCCAATGGATACAGTCAAGACCAACCAACAGATGATGAGCAAAAAAGTGACCAATACACAAATAGCGATAGATATGTTCAAAAAGGAAGGG GTCCATGGATTTTATAAAGGAATGTTGTTTCCACTGCTATGCTCCGGTACCTTAAATTCAGTATTCTTTGGAATTTATGCCTATTGCGTGAAAAATATGCAGGAACTACGAGGTCACCCCCCTAATTGGAATTTACCAACAACTTCGGGGTGGTATCTGGATACATTTTTGGGTGGCTGTGTAGGTGGACTAGTTCAAGTCGTCATCTCCTGTCCCAGTGAGGTTGTCAAAGTTCGTCTTCAATCCGGAAAAGTTATCTAA
- the LOC105686239 gene encoding scaffold protein salvador-like isoform X1 gives MLSRKNKDLRTIKEGVVGKYVKKETPPEMPIINVWTTEPMRRARRRNQSTIAPSMPVVQQPSMVQKFGNTKTTMSAVGLGSHEGKYTPNSSVPDLAQRFASLSVTSGSSDGTTSRTPTPMYHPGLSPAISHTYVNQYAGSEYHLDRIQTPQLPYLPSEIDLGYEDYNQTPYRQNSGRSHSERSSSRGEQPEELPLPPGWSVDFTLRGRKYYIDHNTKTTHWSHPLEKEGLPTGWERIESPEYGVYYVNHITRQAQYEHPCYPLEMQAVRVVSPPRHTHFHSHSVLVPANPYLNEEIPHWLYVYSRASVALDRKLRWELFRLPELDCFNAMLTRLYKQELEEVVMRYEEYRSALLCEMEQRLKELNPESEASTAGAVALRRSLP, from the exons atgctCTCGCGAAAGAACAAAGACTTGCGAACAATTAAGGAAGGCGTCGTTGGCAAATATgtcaaaaaagaaacacccCCAGAAATGCCTA TAATTAACGTTTGGACAACAGAACCGATGCGAAGGGCAAGAAGACGCAATCAATCCACAATAGCCCCGTCCatg CCCGTTGTCCAACAGCCCAGTATGGTCCAAAAATTTGGTAATACAAAAACAACTATGAGTGCCGTTGGATTAGGGAGCCACGAGGGAAAGTATACGCCCAACAGCTCTGTCCCAGACTTGGCTCAGCG ATTTGCCAGTCTATCCGTTACCTCTGGTTCAAGCGATGGGACAACTTCACGCACCCCGACCCCTATGTATCATCCAGGACTTTCTCCAGCTATATCACATACGTATGTTAACCAGTATGCTGGCTCTGAATATCACTTAGACAGAATTCAAACACCCCAGTTGCCCTACTTACCTTCTGAGATCGATCTTGGGTATGAAGACTATAATCAAACTCCATACCGTCAAAATTCTGG aaGGAGCCATTCAGAGAGGTCAAGTTCTAGAGGGGAACAGCCGGAAGAGTTGCCTCTTCCACCAGGATGGTCGGTTGACTTCACGCTACGTGGTAGAAAATACTACATCGATCACAACACAAAAACTACACATTGGTCCCATCCACTTGAAAAAGAGGGCTTACCGACGGGCTGGGAGAGAATAGAATCCCCAGAGTACGGAGTATATTATGTGAA tcaCATTACAAGACAAGCGCAGTACGAACACCCCTGTTACCCCCTGGAAATGCAAGCCGTTCGAGTAGTTTCACCTCCAAGGCATACCCATTTCCACTCCCACAGCGTCTTAGTCCCAGCGAATCCCTACCTCAATGAAGAAATCCCACATTGGCTGTACGTGTACAGCCGAGCTTCCGTCGCTTTAGACCGGAAATTACGTTGGGAGCTTTTCCGTCTTCCAGAACTAGATTGTTTCAATGCTATGCTCACCAGACTTTACAAACAAGAACTAGAGGAAGTTGTGATGCGCTACGAGGAGTACAG ATCGGCTTTGCTGTGCGAGATGGAACAGAGATTAAAGGAATTGAATCCTGAATCTGAAGCATCGACTGCAGGAGCAGTTGCTTTGCGTCGATCCCTACCATAG
- the LOC105686239 gene encoding protein salvador homolog 1-like isoform X2, giving the protein MRRARRRNQSTIAPSMPVVQQPSMVQKFGNTKTTMSAVGLGSHEGKYTPNSSVPDLAQRFASLSVTSGSSDGTTSRTPTPMYHPGLSPAISHTYVNQYAGSEYHLDRIQTPQLPYLPSEIDLGYEDYNQTPYRQNSGRSHSERSSSRGEQPEELPLPPGWSVDFTLRGRKYYIDHNTKTTHWSHPLEKEGLPTGWERIESPEYGVYYVNHITRQAQYEHPCYPLEMQAVRVVSPPRHTHFHSHSVLVPANPYLNEEIPHWLYVYSRASVALDRKLRWELFRLPELDCFNAMLTRLYKQELEEVVMRYEEYRSALLCEMEQRLKELNPESEASTAGAVALRRSLP; this is encoded by the exons ATGCGAAGGGCAAGAAGACGCAATCAATCCACAATAGCCCCGTCCatg CCCGTTGTCCAACAGCCCAGTATGGTCCAAAAATTTGGTAATACAAAAACAACTATGAGTGCCGTTGGATTAGGGAGCCACGAGGGAAAGTATACGCCCAACAGCTCTGTCCCAGACTTGGCTCAGCG ATTTGCCAGTCTATCCGTTACCTCTGGTTCAAGCGATGGGACAACTTCACGCACCCCGACCCCTATGTATCATCCAGGACTTTCTCCAGCTATATCACATACGTATGTTAACCAGTATGCTGGCTCTGAATATCACTTAGACAGAATTCAAACACCCCAGTTGCCCTACTTACCTTCTGAGATCGATCTTGGGTATGAAGACTATAATCAAACTCCATACCGTCAAAATTCTGG aaGGAGCCATTCAGAGAGGTCAAGTTCTAGAGGGGAACAGCCGGAAGAGTTGCCTCTTCCACCAGGATGGTCGGTTGACTTCACGCTACGTGGTAGAAAATACTACATCGATCACAACACAAAAACTACACATTGGTCCCATCCACTTGAAAAAGAGGGCTTACCGACGGGCTGGGAGAGAATAGAATCCCCAGAGTACGGAGTATATTATGTGAA tcaCATTACAAGACAAGCGCAGTACGAACACCCCTGTTACCCCCTGGAAATGCAAGCCGTTCGAGTAGTTTCACCTCCAAGGCATACCCATTTCCACTCCCACAGCGTCTTAGTCCCAGCGAATCCCTACCTCAATGAAGAAATCCCACATTGGCTGTACGTGTACAGCCGAGCTTCCGTCGCTTTAGACCGGAAATTACGTTGGGAGCTTTTCCGTCTTCCAGAACTAGATTGTTTCAATGCTATGCTCACCAGACTTTACAAACAAGAACTAGAGGAAGTTGTGATGCGCTACGAGGAGTACAG ATCGGCTTTGCTGTGCGAGATGGAACAGAGATTAAAGGAATTGAATCCTGAATCTGAAGCATCGACTGCAGGAGCAGTTGCTTTGCGTCGATCCCTACCATAG